One Numida meleagris isolate 19003 breed g44 Domestic line chromosome 6, NumMel1.0, whole genome shotgun sequence genomic region harbors:
- the RAD9A gene encoding cell cycle checkpoint control protein RAD9A — protein sequence MGERRARAARERGRWRRGAACPHCRVLAEAVVHFPQTLAEVTLGAGAGGRIELRSHLEEGSEPGKAMVTELWLAPDEFQEVAVVPGSRITFCLKEFRGLLSFAEASSLPLTIHYDEPGRPAIFTLDDPLMEAHLVLATLLDPESDSQPPPATNGISHPPAPSDDFADDLESYMVALESSACEGEAGAPPSPTFSLHTPRPAESHPEEEEEDRAVPGTPPHKKFRSLFFGSVLTSGGTGPGPSQEVLAEDSDAEC from the exons ATGGGAGAGCGGCGGGCGCGGGCGGCGCGGGAGCGGGGAAGgtggcggcgcggcgcggct TGCCCCCACTGTAGGGTGCTGGCGGAGGCAGTGGTGCACTTCCCGCAGACGCTGGCGGAGGTGACGCTGGGAGCTGGCGCTGGAGGCCGAATCGAGCTGCGCAGCCACCTGGAGGAGGGCAGCG AGCCCGGCAAGGCCATGGTGACGGAGCTGTGGTTGGCGCCCGATGAGTTCCAGGAGGTGGCAGTGGTGCCCGGCTCCCGCATCACTTTCTGCCTCAAGGAGTTCAGG GGGCTCCTGAGTTTCGCCGAGGCCTCCAGCCTGCCCCTCACCATCCACTACGATGAGCCCGGCAG GCCGGCCATCTTCACCCTGGATGACCCCCTGATGGAGGCACACCTCGTCCTGGCCACCCTCCTGGACCCAGAGAGCGACTCCCAGCCACCCCCTGCCACCAATGG CATCTCCCACCCACCTGCCCCCTCCGATGACTTCGCCGACGACCTCGAGTCCTACATGGTGGCCTTGGAAAGCAGCGCCTGTGAGGGGGAGGCAGGGGCACCCCCTAGCCCCACCTTCTCCCTGCACACTCCTCGCCCTGCAGAAAGCCAccccgaggaggaggaggaggacagagctgtgccagggacACCCCCTCACAAGAAG TTCCGCTCGCTGTTTTTCGGTTCTGTGCTGACGTCGGGGGGGACTGGCCCAGGCCCCAGCCAGGAGGTGCTGGCAGAGGACAGCGATGCTGAGTGCTGA
- the PPP1CA gene encoding serine/threonine-protein phosphatase PP1-alpha catalytic subunit has protein sequence MGWVPASLCVPCVPPAGDIHGQYYDLLRLFEYGGFPPESNYLFLGDYVDRGKQSLETICLLLAYKIKYPENFFLLRGNHECASINRIYGFYDECKRRYNIKLWKTFTDCFNCLPIAAIVDEKIFCCHGGLSPDLQSMEQIRRIMRPTDVPDQGLLCDLLWSDPDKDVQGWGENDRGVSFTFGAEVVAKFLHKHDLDLICRAHQVVEDGYEFFAKRQLVTLFSAPNYCGEFDNAGAMMSVDETLMCSFQILKPADKNKGKYGQFSGLNPAGRPVTPPRNSAKAKK, from the exons ATGGGCTGGGTGCCAGCATCACTGTGTGTCCCCTGCGTTCCTCCTGCAGGTGACATCCACGGGCAGTACTACGACTTGCTGCGGCTCTTTGAGTACGGGGGCTTTCCCCCCGAGAGCAACTACCTGTTCTTGGGTGACTACGTGGACCGGGGCAAGCAGTCGCTGGAGACtatctgcctgctgctggcctACAAGATCAAGTACCCTGAGAACTTCTTCCTGCTGCGTGGCAACCACGAATGTGCCAGCATCAACCGCATCTACGGCTTCTATGACGAGT GCAAGCGGCGATACAACATCAAGCTGTGGAAGACCTTCACCGACTGCTTCAACTGCCTACCGATCGCTGCCATTGTGGACGAGAAGATCTTCTGCTGCCATGGAg GGCTGTCCCCTGACCTGCAGTCGATGGAGCAGATCCGGCGCATCATGCGACCCACGGACGTGCCCGACCAGGGCCTGCTGTGTGACCTGCTCTGGTCTGACCCTGACAAGGACGTGCAGGGCTGGGGCGAGAACGACCGCGGTGTCTCCTTCACCTTTGGGGCCGAGGTGGTGGCCAAGTTCCTGCACAAGCACGACCTGGACCTCATCTGCCGGGCACACCAG GTGGTGGAGGATGGCTACGAGTTCTTTGCCAAGCGCCAGCTTGTCACCCTCTTCTCCGCACCCAACTACTGCGGGGAGTTCGACAACGCGGGCGCCATGATGAGCGTGGATGAGACTCTCATGTGCTCCTTCCAG ATTCTGAAACCGGCAGACAAGAACAAGGGCAAGTACGGGCAGTTCAGTGGGCTGAACCCCGCTGGCCGTCCGGTCACCCCGCCGCGCAACTCTGCCAAAGCCAAGAAATGA
- the CARNS1 gene encoding carnosine synthase 1: protein PVPVTVPRGVAVRCQLGRAPSQLSVDRLSAEQALGMKEQEWAGPEALCPGWQDEEVSDGEGPEDGGDPDPTAHAYEVLQHALRQEGMPLTVDRSSQPRTGFGPLDMTVCVLGSPTAFLPVLLEGGTRCPGAMVLCLAPAWASRVPSETSPGAWSLLLSRGVSFEAGGCSALEEFVPPRRATYVTGTFGSEGSWEGELARDLDCPTGGSAPLAHWLEDPLLSRWSLSARAGLPVPPTLAFVTGLWETLPEEPTPPGVRLVRLQDPQGQESLVRDEVGSFLGGSTMQPYEQHAAQLWHDLRADADHPGIGLGWGNAMLLMEYVPGTEHDVDLVLFEGRLLGAWVSDNGPTRLPTFLETAAVLPSCLPADRQAQLVRAALRCCRACGLRHGVFNVELKLGPAGPRLLEINPRMGGFYLRDWIRAVYGPDLLLAAVLLALGLPPVLPARPAPRRHLAGVMCLASEHGRALRGGVMAALQGLQRRGLVRLNPLFEEAGGRYEEPCLSVACAGDSPAEACGRLLGLCQALGIDSPQYPVGHFLSHFK, encoded by the exons cccgtgCCCGTCACGGTGCCCCGCGGCGTGGCTGTGCGGTGCCAGCTCGGCCGTGCCCCGTCGCAGCTCTCCGTGGACCGGCTGAGCGCTGAGCAGGCTCTGGGCATGAAGGAGCAGGAGTGGGCCGGCCCCGAGGCGCTGTGCCCGGGCTGGCAGGACGAGGAGGTGTCCGACGGCGAGGGTCCCGAGGATGGTGGGGACCCCGACCCCACGGCCCACGCCTACGAGGTGCTGCAGCACGCCCTGCGCCAGGAGGGGATGCCCCTCACCGTAGACCGCAGCAGCCAGCCACGCACTG GATTTGGCCCGCTGGATATGACCGTGTGCGTACTGGGCTCCCCCACCGCCTTCCTGCCCGTCTTGCTGGAGGGTGGCACCCGCTGCCCAG GTGCCATGGTGCTGTGCCTGGCACCCGCCTGGGCCAGCCGCGTGCCCTCGGAGACGTCACCGGGCGCGTGgtccctgctgctctccagggGGGTCTCCTTCGAGGCAGGGGGCTGCAGCGCCCTGGAGGAATTTGTGCCTCCCCGGCGTGCTACCTACGTCACCGGCACCTTTGGGTCCGAGGGCAGCTGGGAGGGTGAGCTGGCCCGTGACCTTGACTGCCCCACCGGGGGCTCAGCGCCGCTGGCACACTGGTTGGAGGACCCCCTGCTCTCTCGCTGGTCGCTCTCCGCCCGCGCTGGCCTGCCCGTGCCCCCCACCCTGGCCTTCGTCACGGGGCTGTGGGAGACCCTGCCCGAGGAGCCCACACCCCCCGGGGTGCGCCTGGTGCGGCTGCAGGACCCCCAGGGCCAGGAGAGCCTGGTGCGGGATGAGGTGGGCTCCTTCCTGGGGGGCAGCACCATGCAGCCCTATGAGCAG CACGCGGCCCAGCTGTGGCACGACCTGCGGGCCGACGCCGACCACCCGGGCAtcgggctgggctggggcaaCGCCATGCTGCTGATGGAGTACGTGCCGGGCACCGAACATGACGTCGACCTGGTGCTGTTCGAGGGCCGGCTGCTGGGCGCCTGGGTGTCGGACAACGGCCCCACGCGCCTGCCCACCTTCCTGGAGACGGCGGCcgtgctgccctcctgcctgcccGCCGACCGGCAGGCCCAGCTGGTGCGGGCGGCCCTGCGCTGCTGCCGGGCTTGCGGCCTGCGCCACGGCGTCTTCAACGTGGAGCTGAAGCTGGGCCCCGCCGGGCCGCGCCTACTGGAGATCAACCCTCGCATGGGCGGCTTCTACCTGCGGGACTGGATCCGCGCCGTCTACGGCCCCGACCTGCTGCTGGCCGCCGTGCTGCTGGCGCTGGGCCTGCCCCCCGTGCTGCCCGCCCGGCCCGCGCCCCGCCGGCACCTGGCGGGGGTCATGTGCCTGGCGTCGGAGCACGGCCGGGCCCTGCGCGGCGGCGTCATGGCGGCCCTGCAGGGCCTGCAGCGGCGCGGCCTGGTGCGCCTCAACCCGCTCTTCGAGGAGGCGGGCGGGCGTTACGAGGAGCCCTGCCTTAGCGTGGCCTGCGCCGGAGACAGCCCCGCCGAGGCCTGCGGgcggctgctggggctgtgccaggcGCTGGGCATCGATTCGCCCCAGTACCCCGTCGGCCATTTCCTCTCCCATTTCAAATAG